A portion of the Myripristis murdjan chromosome 13, fMyrMur1.1, whole genome shotgun sequence genome contains these proteins:
- the il12a gene encoding interleukin-12 subunit alpha, translated as MANFYLFLTCALMLAVCWRTSTGSPVPTATSLSADKCGECSELSKALLRKITELLNNEDLFTGVRRNAHPVVDRKGETALVCAPSLAQHSSCATLSNTSFSESTCLENIMKDLTHYAAVLKSYKQISPKTEAALLDPTLKIIQSLLEKCSLTPAEEKESSEENIAQMWEGNRFDQRWKMYRVMKGFHIRTITINRAMGYISSGDHRN; from the exons ATGGCAAACTTTTATTTGT TCCTCACCTGCGCGCTGATGCTCGCGGTGTGTTGGCGCACATCCACAGGATCCCCGGTGCCCACTGCGACCAGTTTAAGCGCAGACAAGTGCGGAGAGTGCTCGGAGCTGTCCAAGGCGCTCCTGCGGAAGATCACAGAGCTCTTGAACAAT gagGATCTGTTTACTGGCGTCAGGCGTAACGCTCACCCTGTGGTGGATCGTAAAGGTGAAACAGCTCTGGTGTGCGCACCCAGTCTGGCACAG CATTCAAGCTGCGCAACGCTGAGTAATACATCCTTCAGTGAG AGTACCTGTTTGGAGAACATCATGAAGGACTTGACCCACTATGCTGCTGTTCTGAAGTCCTACAAACAAATCAGCCCTAAAACAGAAGCAGCACTACTTGACCCAACACTGAAAATTATACAGAGCCtgctggag AAATGCTCCCTGACACCAGCTGAAGAGAAAGAATCTTcggag GAGAACATCGCCCAGATGTGGGAGGGCAACCGCTTCGACCAGAGGTGGAAAATGTACCGGGTGATGAAGGGCTTCCATATCCGCACCATCACCATCAACCGGGCAATGGGCTACATCTCCTCAGGTGACCACAGGAACTAA
- the schip1 gene encoding schwannomin-interacting protein 1 isoform X4, with translation MVHQENCSYQAQKNERESIRQKLALGSFFDDGPGIYTSCSKSGKPSLSSRLQSGMNLQICFVNDSGSDKDSDADDSKTETSLDTPLSPMSKQSSSYSDRDTTEEDSESLEDMDFLSRQKKLQAEAKLALAMAKPMAKMQVEVEKQNRKKSPVADLLPHMPHISECLMKRSLKPTDLRDMTLGQLQVIVNDLHSQIESLNEELVQLLLIRDELHMEQDAMLVDIEDFTRHAESQQKHMAEKTPSK, from the exons ATGGTCCACCAGGAAAACTGTTCTTACCAG GCCCAAAAGAATGAGAGGGAGTCCATTCGGCAGAAGCTGGCCCTGGGCAGTTTCTTCGACGATGGGCCAGGCATCTATACCAGCTGCAGCAAGAGCGGCAAGCCCAGCCTGTCCTCTCG GCTGCAGAGCGGGATGAACCTACAGATCTGTTTTGTCAATGACAGCGGCAGCGACAAGGACAGTGATGCAGACGACAGCAAGACAGAGACCAGTCTGGACACACCTCTGTCTCCCATG tcCAAGCAGAGTTCGTCCTACTCAGACAGGGACACCACAGAGGAGGACTCGGAGTCTCTGGAGGACATGGACTTCCTGAGCCGACAGAAGAAGCTGCAGGCGGAGGCCAAGCTGGCCCTGGCGATGGCCAAGCCCATGGCCAAgatgcaggtggaggtggaaaAACAGAATCGCAAGAAGTCCCCGGTGGCGGACCTG CTTCCCCACATGCCTCATATTAGTGAGTGTCTCATGAAGAGAAGCCTGAAACCCACAGACTTGAGAGACATGACCCTGGGACAGCTCCAGGTTATAGTCAACGACCTGCACTCCCAGATCGAGA GCCTGAACGAGGAGCtggtgcagctgctgctgatcCGGGATGAGCTGCACATGGAGCAGGATGCCATGCTGGTGGACATAGAGGACTTCACCAG GCACGCCGAGAGCCAGCAGAAACATATGGCTGAGAAGACCCCTTCCAAATGA
- the schip1 gene encoding schwannomin-interacting protein 1 isoform X3, which yields MREALDNMDCGGMDDVIRQASGLYLTDDYKEAQKNERESIRQKLALGSFFDDGPGIYTSCSKSGKPSLSSRLQSGMNLQICFVNDSGSDKDSDADDSKTETSLDTPLSPMSKQSSSYSDRDTTEEDSESLEDMDFLSRQKKLQAEAKLALAMAKPMAKMQVEVEKQNRKKSPVADLLPHMPHISECLMKRSLKPTDLRDMTLGQLQVIVNDLHSQIESLNEELVQLLLIRDELHMEQDAMLVDIEDFTRHAESQQKHMAEKTPSK from the exons atgaGGGAGGCACTGGATAACATGGATTGTGGTGGaatggatgatgtcatcaggCAAGCGTCCGGCCTCTACCTCACTGACGACTACAAAGAG GCCCAAAAGAATGAGAGGGAGTCCATTCGGCAGAAGCTGGCCCTGGGCAGTTTCTTCGACGATGGGCCAGGCATCTATACCAGCTGCAGCAAGAGCGGCAAGCCCAGCCTGTCCTCTCG GCTGCAGAGCGGGATGAACCTACAGATCTGTTTTGTCAATGACAGCGGCAGCGACAAGGACAGTGATGCAGACGACAGCAAGACAGAGACCAGTCTGGACACACCTCTGTCTCCCATG tcCAAGCAGAGTTCGTCCTACTCAGACAGGGACACCACAGAGGAGGACTCGGAGTCTCTGGAGGACATGGACTTCCTGAGCCGACAGAAGAAGCTGCAGGCGGAGGCCAAGCTGGCCCTGGCGATGGCCAAGCCCATGGCCAAgatgcaggtggaggtggaaaAACAGAATCGCAAGAAGTCCCCGGTGGCGGACCTG CTTCCCCACATGCCTCATATTAGTGAGTGTCTCATGAAGAGAAGCCTGAAACCCACAGACTTGAGAGACATGACCCTGGGACAGCTCCAGGTTATAGTCAACGACCTGCACTCCCAGATCGAGA GCCTGAACGAGGAGCtggtgcagctgctgctgatcCGGGATGAGCTGCACATGGAGCAGGATGCCATGCTGGTGGACATAGAGGACTTCACCAG GCACGCCGAGAGCCAGCAGAAACATATGGCTGAGAAGACCCCTTCCAAATGA